A section of the Acidobacteriota bacterium genome encodes:
- a CDS encoding cobalamin B12-binding domain-containing protein: MTKKIRVLLAKPGLDGHDRGIKVIASAFRDAGMEVIYSGLRQTPPMIVDAAIQEDVDAIGISILSGAHMTLFPAILEEMKRRGADDIILFGGGIIPDDDKDELEKMGVAKIFTPGAPTEEAVEFLRRAIAEKPSDEKIM; the protein is encoded by the coding sequence ATGACAAAAAAAATCAGAGTACTCTTAGCCAAGCCGGGGCTTGACGGCCACGATCGCGGCATCAAGGTGATCGCCTCGGCCTTTCGTGACGCCGGGATGGAGGTAATCTATTCCGGGCTTCGGCAGACCCCGCCCATGATCGTCGATGCCGCCATCCAGGAGGACGTCGACGCTATCGGCATCTCTATCCTCTCCGGCGCCCACATGACGCTGTTTCCGGCCATTCTCGAGGAGATGAAGAGACGCGGCGCCGATGACATCATTCTTTTCGGCGGCGGGATCATCCCGGACGACGACAAGGACGAGCTGGAAAAGATGGGTGTGGCCAAGATTTTTACCCCGGGAGCCCCGACCGAGGAGGCGGTGGAGTTCCTTCGCCGGGCGATTGCCGAGAAACCGTCCGACGAGAAAATCATGTAG
- a CDS encoding acyl-CoA dehydrogenase family protein yields the protein MSKNIDEKQQAVRDEVAAFAKKEIYPVSEKWDRMGEPREFPRELYRKIGQAGFIGYCMPKEYGGQGKSHIEYITLVEELCYHDAAVGLLCAVGELATYPILYFGNEAQKKKYVPDCASGKRIPAFVLTEPNAGSDAANQSTIAVESGSDYVINGEKIFIMHGDVADVGVVFCKIEGQPKLSAIIVETDQPGWQGRTLKHKLGMRAATTGGIILKDVKAPKENLLGEIGKSFRYAMTTLDSARIGVAAQGVGISQRALDESVAYAKKRQAFGQPIAKLQAIQWMIADMATRLEAARGLAYKAAQMQDRGEKFSLEASMAKLFCSETARFCVDRAMQIHAGYGYIGEFSPIEKLYRDQRVLEIYEGTSEVQRLVIAGNIIGR from the coding sequence ATGTCGAAGAATATTGATGAAAAACAGCAGGCTGTCAGGGATGAGGTAGCGGCGTTTGCGAAGAAAGAAATTTATCCGGTGTCCGAGAAGTGGGACCGGATGGGAGAGCCGAGGGAGTTCCCCCGCGAGCTGTATCGCAAGATCGGCCAGGCGGGATTCATCGGCTACTGCATGCCGAAAGAGTACGGCGGCCAGGGCAAGAGCCACATTGAGTACATTACCCTGGTCGAGGAGTTGTGCTACCACGACGCCGCGGTGGGGTTGCTGTGCGCCGTCGGTGAGCTGGCCACGTACCCCATCCTGTACTTCGGCAACGAGGCGCAGAAGAAGAAGTACGTGCCGGACTGTGCCAGCGGCAAGCGTATCCCGGCCTTTGTGCTGACCGAACCGAACGCCGGTTCCGATGCGGCCAACCAGTCGACGATAGCGGTCGAGAGCGGCTCGGATTACGTGATAAACGGTGAGAAGATTTTCATCATGCACGGCGACGTGGCCGACGTGGGGGTTGTCTTCTGCAAGATCGAAGGCCAGCCGAAGCTGTCGGCGATTATCGTGGAAACGGATCAGCCCGGCTGGCAGGGCCGGACGCTCAAGCACAAGCTGGGCATGCGGGCGGCGACCACCGGCGGCATCATCCTTAAAGACGTCAAGGCGCCGAAGGAGAACCTGCTGGGCGAGATCGGCAAGAGTTTCCGGTACGCCATGACGACGCTGGACAGCGCCCGGATCGGGGTTGCGGCTCAGGGCGTGGGCATTTCCCAGCGGGCTCTGGACGAGTCGGTGGCGTACGCCAAGAAGCGCCAGGCGTTCGGTCAGCCCATCGCCAAGCTGCAGGCGATTCAGTGGATGATTGCGGACATGGCCACCCGCCTGGAAGCGGCGCGCGGCCTGGCCTACAAGGCGGCCCAGATGCAGGATCGAGGCGAGAAGTTCTCGCTGGAGGCCTCTATGGCCAAGCTGTTCTGTTCGGAGACGGCCAGGTTCTGCGTCGATCGCGCCATGCAGATCCACGCCGGGTACGGCTACATCGGCGAGTTCTCCCCGATAGAAAAGCTGTACCGCGACCAGCGGGTGCTGGAAATCTACGAGGGCACCTCCGAGGTCCAGCGCCTGGTCATTGCCGGCAACATCATTGGTCGTTGA
- a CDS encoding MBL fold metallo-hydrolase: MVFGQFEIDSFVEQEFRLDGGTMFGIVPKFLWQRSVAADENNLIAMVTNVFVLRAHGRVIMFDAGLGDTLSDKEKTVYGTDGVSALESGLSGLGLASDKVDRVVLTHLHTDHAGGAVKRENGRYVPRFKNARYVVSRDEWAVALRPDERTAAVYIPERLRPLEEAGQVEFIEGDTELFPGVRTVRTGGHTDAHFALELESEGRQVLYYADIFCTSAHLRVPFVPASDLYPVQTMEVKRRVLARVVDTDVVLAFDHDPRMPFATVRQTGMALVAEPVTA; the protein is encoded by the coding sequence ATGGTATTCGGGCAGTTTGAGATAGATTCCTTCGTCGAGCAGGAGTTCCGGCTCGACGGAGGAACCATGTTCGGTATTGTGCCGAAATTCCTGTGGCAGCGGTCGGTCGCGGCCGACGAGAATAATCTTATCGCGATGGTCACCAACGTTTTCGTGCTGAGAGCGCATGGCCGTGTCATAATGTTCGACGCCGGGCTCGGTGACACGCTCTCGGATAAGGAAAAGACTGTCTACGGCACGGACGGTGTCTCGGCCCTCGAGAGCGGCCTTTCGGGTCTGGGCCTGGCGTCGGATAAGGTAGACCGGGTCGTGCTGACGCACCTGCACACCGACCATGCCGGTGGGGCGGTGAAGCGGGAAAACGGCCGGTATGTCCCTCGGTTCAAAAATGCCCGGTACGTTGTCAGCCGGGACGAGTGGGCCGTGGCGCTCAGGCCTGACGAGCGAACCGCCGCCGTGTACATCCCGGAGCGGTTGCGGCCGCTCGAGGAGGCCGGCCAGGTGGAATTTATCGAGGGCGACACGGAGTTGTTTCCCGGGGTCAGGACGGTGCGAACGGGGGGGCATACGGACGCGCATTTTGCCCTGGAGCTGGAGTCGGAAGGCCGGCAGGTGTTGTACTATGCCGACATATTCTGCACCTCGGCGCACCTTCGCGTCCCGTTTGTGCCGGCCAGCGACCTGTATCCGGTGCAGACAATGGAAGTTAAGCGTCGGGTCCTGGCACGGGTTGTCGACACCGACGTTGTTCTTGCGTTTGATCATGATCCCCGGATGCCGTTTGCCACTGTCAGGCAGACCGGGATGGCGCTGGTGGCCGAGCCGGTCACAGCATAA
- a CDS encoding acyl-CoA carboxylase subunit beta, which yields MRAEARLGGGQARIDAQHKKGKLTARERIDLLVDANSFEEFDAFVTHRSTDFGLDRLKFLGDGVITGCGKIRGRPVYIFSQDFTVLGGSLSEAHAEKICKIMDMAMKVGAPVIGLNDSGGARIQEGVVSLGGYADIFLRNTLASGVVPQISVVLGPCAGGAVYSPAITDFVLMTKGTSYMFVTGPNVVKTVTHEAVSSEELGGAQVHAAKSGVAHFACDNEADAVAKLKRLLDFIPQNNCEDPPSADCTDPLDREDEALDHIVPENPNQPYDMKDVINRVVDAGSFFEVHEEFAPNLVVGFAHLGGRSVGIIANQPAVLAGVLDINSSIKGARFIRFCDAFNIPIVTFEDVPGFMPGVEQEHGGIIRNGAKLLYAYCEATVPKITVITRKAYGGAYDVMNSKHVRGDMNYAWPTAEIAVMGPKGAVEIIFKKEIAAAVDPEAEVRKKTEEFREKFANPFIAAGRGYVDDIIEPKTTRPRLIRAFEMLETKKDTNPLKKHGNIPL from the coding sequence ATGCGCGCGGAAGCGAGACTTGGCGGCGGCCAGGCGCGCATTGACGCCCAGCACAAGAAGGGCAAGCTGACCGCGCGCGAGCGCATCGACCTGCTGGTCGATGCCAACTCGTTCGAGGAATTCGATGCCTTTGTCACGCACCGTTCCACCGATTTCGGCCTTGACAGGTTGAAGTTCCTCGGCGACGGTGTTATCACCGGGTGTGGCAAGATCAGGGGGCGTCCCGTCTACATTTTCTCCCAGGATTTCACCGTTCTCGGCGGGTCGCTCTCGGAGGCCCACGCGGAGAAGATCTGCAAGATCATGGATATGGCCATGAAAGTCGGTGCGCCGGTCATCGGGCTGAACGACTCGGGCGGCGCCCGTATCCAGGAAGGGGTGGTTTCGCTCGGCGGCTACGCGGACATTTTTCTTCGGAACACCCTGGCCTCGGGGGTGGTGCCGCAGATTTCGGTTGTCCTTGGCCCCTGCGCCGGGGGCGCCGTCTACAGCCCGGCCATAACGGATTTCGTTCTGATGACCAAGGGCACCTCCTACATGTTCGTCACCGGGCCGAACGTGGTGAAGACGGTCACGCATGAGGCGGTCTCGTCCGAGGAGCTTGGAGGGGCGCAGGTGCACGCGGCCAAATCCGGCGTGGCCCACTTTGCCTGTGACAACGAAGCCGACGCCGTGGCGAAACTCAAACGGCTGCTGGACTTCATTCCCCAGAACAACTGTGAAGACCCGCCCAGTGCCGACTGCACCGACCCACTTGACCGGGAGGATGAGGCGCTCGATCACATCGTGCCCGAGAACCCCAATCAGCCGTACGACATGAAGGACGTGATAAACCGGGTGGTCGACGCCGGTTCGTTTTTTGAAGTGCACGAGGAATTTGCGCCCAACCTGGTGGTCGGGTTCGCGCATCTTGGCGGCCGCTCGGTCGGTATCATCGCCAACCAGCCTGCCGTGCTGGCCGGGGTGCTGGATATCAACTCGTCGATCAAGGGCGCGAGGTTTATACGGTTCTGCGACGCCTTCAACATCCCCATCGTGACCTTCGAGGACGTTCCGGGTTTCATGCCGGGTGTGGAACAGGAGCACGGCGGCATAATCCGCAACGGCGCCAAGCTCCTGTACGCCTACTGTGAGGCCACCGTGCCGAAGATTACCGTCATCACGCGCAAGGCGTACGGCGGTGCCTACGACGTCATGAATTCCAAGCACGTTCGCGGCGACATGAACTACGCGTGGCCGACGGCCGAGATCGCCGTGATGGGGCCCAAGGGCGCGGTGGAGATCATCTTCAAGAAGGAAATCGCGGCGGCGGTCGACCCGGAGGCCGAGGTCCGAAAGAAGACCGAAGAGTTCCGTGAGAAATTCGCCAACCCGTTCATTGCCGCGGGACGCGGCTACGTCGATGACATTATCGAGCCGAAGACCACCCGCCCCCGCCTGATCCGCGCCTTCGAAATGCTCGAAACGAAGAAGGATACTAACCCGTTGAAGAAACACGGCAACATACCGCTGTAG
- the accC gene encoding acetyl-CoA carboxylase biotin carboxylase subunit, which translates to MKASIKKILIANRGEIAVRVVRACRDLGITSVAVYSECDKTAFHVRMADEAVFIGDSPSSESYLAQDKIIAAAQQTGADAIHPGYGFLAENPDFAARCADEGIIFIGPKAQTVRLLGDKLQARRMALKAGLSVIPGADIEGRDYETALREAKALGFPVLVKAAAGGGGKGMRVVNSEESLSEALQSAGSEALSAFGDGRVFVEKYLSHPRHVEIQILSDEHGNCVHLGERECSIQRRHQKVIEESPSPIMTEDLRSRMGEAAVKVARQCAYVGAGTVEFLVDEDRSFYFLEVNTRLQVEHPVTEMVTGVDIVKKQIAIAEGKPVGIRQDEVRLNGHAIECRLYAEDPLQGFVPSTGTLKNYRIPSGPGVRVDSGVVIFMEIPIYYDPIIAKLIVWGADRKESIARMKRALEEFRISGIETTLGFHRVVLDHPRFLAGDFSTRFLEEEYPEHGYRFFSDQLALEAALAAALHTFVSERRIAMRGGPVPGRAASDWKSTYRRKNLSRFGGSR; encoded by the coding sequence ATGAAAGCGAGTATCAAAAAGATTCTTATCGCCAATCGAGGGGAGATCGCCGTGCGCGTGGTGCGGGCCTGCCGTGATCTCGGAATTACCTCGGTGGCCGTATACTCGGAGTGCGACAAAACCGCCTTTCACGTTCGCATGGCGGACGAGGCGGTCTTTATCGGCGACTCACCGTCGTCCGAGAGCTACCTGGCGCAGGATAAGATCATCGCCGCCGCGCAGCAGACCGGGGCGGACGCCATTCATCCCGGCTACGGTTTCCTTGCCGAGAACCCGGATTTTGCCGCGCGTTGTGCCGACGAGGGCATTATTTTCATCGGTCCGAAGGCTCAGACGGTTCGTCTGCTGGGCGACAAACTCCAGGCGCGCCGGATGGCGCTCAAAGCCGGGCTTTCGGTAATCCCCGGGGCTGACATTGAGGGCCGGGATTATGAGACGGCGTTGCGGGAGGCAAAAGCCCTCGGTTTTCCGGTTCTGGTCAAGGCGGCGGCCGGGGGCGGGGGCAAGGGGATGCGGGTCGTAAACTCCGAAGAGTCGTTGAGCGAGGCGCTGCAGTCGGCCGGCAGTGAGGCGCTCTCGGCGTTTGGCGACGGGCGCGTGTTCGTTGAAAAGTACCTCAGCCATCCCCGTCACGTGGAGATTCAGATTCTGAGCGACGAGCACGGCAACTGCGTTCATCTCGGCGAGCGGGAGTGTTCCATCCAGCGGCGCCATCAGAAGGTGATCGAAGAATCACCATCGCCGATCATGACCGAAGATCTGCGCTCCCGCATGGGCGAGGCGGCGGTCAAGGTAGCCCGGCAGTGCGCCTACGTGGGGGCCGGGACGGTTGAGTTCCTTGTCGACGAGGACCGTTCGTTTTACTTCCTCGAGGTCAACACGCGGCTCCAGGTCGAGCATCCGGTCACCGAAATGGTGACGGGTGTGGACATCGTCAAGAAACAAATTGCTATAGCGGAAGGCAAGCCCGTGGGTATCCGTCAGGACGAGGTCAGGCTCAACGGCCACGCCATCGAATGCCGCCTTTACGCCGAAGACCCGCTGCAGGGGTTTGTACCTTCCACCGGGACGCTGAAGAACTACCGTATACCGTCCGGTCCGGGCGTGCGGGTCGACTCGGGGGTCGTCATTTTCATGGAGATACCGATTTACTACGACCCGATAATCGCCAAGCTCATCGTGTGGGGCGCCGACCGCAAGGAGTCAATCGCCCGAATGAAACGTGCGCTCGAGGAGTTCAGGATTTCGGGCATCGAGACGACCCTCGGGTTTCATCGCGTCGTTCTGGACCACCCGCGATTTCTGGCCGGTGATTTCTCGACCAGGTTTCTTGAGGAGGAGTACCCCGAGCACGGCTACCGGTTTTTCAGCGACCAGTTGGCCCTGGAAGCGGCGCTTGCGGCCGCCCTGCACACCTTTGTCAGCGAGCGCCGAATAGCAATGCGCGGCGGGCCGGTGCCCGGGCGGGCAGCGTCGGACTGGAAATCGACTTATCGGAGAAAGAACCTCAGCAGGTTCGGGGGAAGCCGCTGA
- a CDS encoding biotin/lipoyl-containing protein: MPRYQVVVEGEEFDIEIEYRSEQYLVTVNGRSLRITSHSLGESRALLLIGNETLEVDVRANGASAEKMVFIRGHDIPVTVEDYQLARMRKTAGISAGPAQETSLRAPMPGLVIDVRVKPGQRVTRGEPLIVIEAMKMENIIKARAEAVIKATHVAAGQSVEKGNVLLEFE; encoded by the coding sequence ATGCCGCGCTACCAGGTGGTCGTTGAGGGCGAGGAGTTCGACATCGAGATAGAGTACCGCTCGGAGCAATACCTGGTGACAGTCAACGGTCGTTCGCTGCGGATCACGAGCCATAGTCTGGGCGAGAGTCGGGCGCTGCTGTTGATCGGCAACGAGACCCTGGAGGTCGACGTGCGCGCCAACGGCGCCTCGGCCGAGAAGATGGTTTTCATACGCGGGCACGATATCCCCGTGACGGTCGAGGATTACCAGTTGGCGCGAATGCGAAAGACGGCCGGTATCAGCGCGGGACCGGCGCAGGAGACGTCGCTCAGGGCGCCGATGCCCGGCCTGGTGATCGACGTCAGGGTGAAACCGGGCCAGCGCGTGACGAGAGGAGAGCCCCTGATCGTCATCGAGGCAATGAAAATGGAAAACATCATCAAAGCCCGGGCCGAGGCCGTCATAAAAGCCACGCACGTGGCGGCCGGACAGTCGGTTGAGAAGGGCAACGTGCTGCTGGAGTTCGAGTAG